In the Cryptococcus depauperatus CBS 7841 chromosome 4, complete sequence genome, TTGGATGATTTAGGAGCTACTGTTGCACCTTTGGTAGAATCATTtatggaagaagcagctCGCCCCGGCAAACTCTTTCTCCTATTTGAATGACTCAGTTTTGGGGAAGCTTTGCTTTGGTCaagcttcctcttcaatttGGTTGATGGGTGATTTATAggcttctcttcttccttgtctgcAGCTGTAGCGAAAGCCATAGATCGGACGACTGTATTAGGTATGATCACCTTATCTTTTCGAATTGGTTTTGCATTATTTGTCGTCTCGTTCATTCCCAAAGGGATTGAGCTTGCCGCAATGAAAAGCTTTTTACCAACGTCTTTTTCTGTCTTGTTCCTTTTCTGTTGCTCCTTTGGCTTGAGACAATCCTCTGTAGCTGTGGTAAATGCTGGCATAAGCTGCTCAACTATGGTCTCTGTCTTGTGTTCTTTGCCCTTTTCCTTGCTActgtttttcttctccttcttttccccATCCCTTTGTGACAAGAGATGCGCTGGTAATCCTCTGATCTTGTCACTAGCGGAAGTCTCAAAAGGTTGTTCCGGGAGCATAATCCATCCGCTTTCTGCTTTGGCTCGACCTTCGTTTTGAGCCTTtgactttctctttttgggCGTCATCGTGTCAACCTCCTTGATTCTGTCTATCGCGCTACCTTCCACATAATTTCTTGGCTTCTTTAACCTTGATACCGTTTGGAGAAAACTAGCTTCGCGTTTTCCACTCTTTATCTCATTCTGCGTCGCGCATGGAGAAACGTCCGAGGTAACATCTTCAAACGATATCGGACGTGTCTCCACGAAAGGGCTTTCCTTCCCAGACGGCAAGAGTCCACAAACAACTGAAAGGTGATAAACCAAAACGTCTGCTTCTGTGGCATCTGGCATTACAAGTACTGTCGATAGCGCTGGTTCAAAACAACAATACTGATTTgaaagttgagaaaagaagtaGAATAAGAATTTGTTTTTAAGGAAAAATCACAATAAACCATTAATCATCATCAAGACGCGTTTCTGGCACCATTATTTATCTGTCAATAATTGTAATTAACCAGCCAATTTACAAAGTAAATACAATTAAAAGTCATAACTAACTTGAATTTACGCATTATCCATTTGCTTTGGATACTTCTTATTTCATTCGAGGAATTGTAACAATCTATACAATACCAATCCACCTTGACGGATCCTCGACATATTTCTTCCATGTTTCTGTGAAAGCAATAAGTTCTGCCCCTTCAAGCTAAGCGCAGATAAGCCCCAAGTCCAGCCACTTTGGTCTGTCAAAATGACTTACCACTCGATGATCAGCACTCCAGCCGACAGGTGCTCTCAAGACCCCTCTCAAGCCCGCTGCTTTTACTTGCTCCTCATCCAAATCAAAcacctttccatctctgaCTTTCCACTCGACCTCCCATTTGGCTCTCCCAACGGCGCAGATAGCCAACCCTCCTCCAGGGGGAACTACTGGCATAGCGCCGGTTGCCTCTCCCAGACCACCAACCGAAGAGATGGTAAGGTGTGGGGGCGGAGATGGACGAGATGCATTCTCGCGAAGCTTTGAGATTTGAGATGTTATCTGGGACACAAGTGTCGAAGGTGGTAACgcaggaagagaaggagtGAGAAGTCCGTGTTTGGGATCTAATTGGGTTGATGACGACACCCGAAATCAAGTATAGCAGTGCTTACCTGATACAGCCACACCAATTATACCATATCTACTGACTTCTAGCCATCTACTGCCATCACTCTCCTTCACTTTGGATCGCAAAACAGGATGCTCTTCTAGAGCGAGCACTAATGACTTTATCAGAAGACTGAGTAGTGTAGGTTTACTCTTCAAGGTATCGAGAGTATCCTCCGGATGATGAACTAGAGACGAGGGAAGGTCTGAAGCGAGATAGGGTAGCTTCCCAGATGAGGGTTTTGAGGATTGTAGGTATGGTAAAAGAGGCGTTAAGTTGAGAGTGTGACAGTATCTGTGTCCATTTTAGCTTCCATTTCCATTAGGATAGCCTTAAATTACCCACCCGAAATGAGGAATTGCTGCCTGCTCTCCTAGAGCCCTCCACATGACCTTGCGAGTCCGCCCAAACTCAACTTTGGTGGTGCTCTGTTCGTCCGGTTTGCCCAAAGTTGCTGTCGTGGTACTCCTCTTGCGACCGATTTTCAGGCTGCTCAGTGCTGATGACCCAGCTGCGAGTTCTACGTCATCCTTAGTCACCCTCCCATTATTTCCTGTTGGATTCACAGTGGCCAAGTCCACTTCAAGCCTCGCTGCTAGGACGCGAACTGCAGGCGACGCTTTcacaatctttttgtctttttcacttgacttttgtctttcctCTATAGGCCCATTGTGTAATGAGGTAGGACGCAGGGTGGCGGAGGGTAGTATAGCTGCTTCACCTGTAAATTGGGCAGGACCAGAAAGATCCATTGCCTCATCTTTCCCTTTTAAAAGTCCTTCGTGTTGAGTAGGGGACAATGTCGTTGTCGCAGAGTCGTCTAATGGGTGTCTTCTGCGAAGCTTTCGTTCGAGAGATGACTGAGTCTGAGGCGGAGATTCTACCTCGGTTGCTTTTTTGAGACATTCACTATGCTCCTCGGTGGTATTCACTCTGGAGCTCTCTTCTGCTCTAATCACTTCTCGCGCGCGCgaaaaagacgaagaatTGTCAACTAAGCTTTCAGGTAAAGCAACTGGTGTCTTGGGATATTCTGACGGTCTACTCTCTACTTCGGTTGCGTCAATgtcctctctttctcctccCTCATCTGGAGAGTCAATAACACAAAGAATTTGTCCAACTTTGACCATATCTCCCACCCCCTTCTGGATATTCATCACAGTCCCAGCAGCATGGCTAGTCAATTCTACTCTTCGCAATCTCGTGAGCTCGAAGCCTTATATCGAGACCAGTCCACCTACACGGATTTATCGCTTTGAACTTCGCATAGTGGGTCAAATTCCTCAACCACCTGGCCCTCCTGAACGTGCCATTTCAGAATCTCAACCTCTACTATGCCTTCACCAATGTCAAATAGCTTGAACGGAGAGGATCCTAATAGCTGACAAGAAGTATGGAAGGGCTTGAATGAAAATCGTGACTGGATGGTTGTAGCAGCAGGATAGGCGCGGTGCCGAAGCCTTGCTAGAGTCAGTAACAGGCGCCTTTGCAGCATATCGTCGTCAATGATATacagaggagaaaaagataaagacCAACAGAAACAAAGATTTATATCTGTTATATTGTTATGAAAGGTCATTCGCTCATGACAATATAACCGGCACAACAACTTAAACTCAACCGGTAGAAATTAACACGTCACACAGTGGCGATGTCCGACGCTTTTATTACGGCTTTTCCGGATTTATACATGATACTTTTGAGTACATTCTGATTTTGAACATAACAGTTTATACAGAAATACCTATAAACATGTTTTCTGAACATATCGCGAGTAGCTATCTTGGTAATCTCATGCTTGCTCTTTTACGGCCTGCGCATAGCTAGGAGCTTGAAGATCTCGCTTCGGTGTAGATCCTTGGTCTTTTGCATGATCAGTCTTGCATTGGGTCACAGGAAACGAAACTTACTACGAGAAACTGTGTCAAAATGCATTCCAAACCAGCTTCCAACGCCTCTGATGATTCTGGCTCCTTCATTTTTGTACTCGTCCATAGGGATTCCGTTCTGCTTCGCCTTGTCCTCTGTGTAGGTGTACAAGGAAGTAAGAAGTTGCCGGACGTTGACGTATACGATGTTGAAGGCTTGGATGAAAAGGTTTGCAGAGACgagaaaaagttgataCAAGGGATTACCATCGAGCTTGAGAGTATCGTAAACGAATAGGATGATAGACTTGATGGAACCATACAACATGCTGATGATACTCGAGAGCCTTGCAGCACAAGAGTATAAGCTTGATCAGGTGTTTATCACTTACATATAGAAAGGCAGATATAAAAGCCCTATCAGGTTGCTGAATTTTGTCTCAACATCGGTGTTCAAGCTCTTTCCGATGACTTCTGCTATAATAGACAAAGATGCAGAAAATCGGTTCTCATCGGTATTTGGATGCCTTGACATGATGCTGTAAGCATCGACAAAGGTTCCAAAGATAAAGCTAAGTAAAGGCCTTATCAAAACAAAGGGTCTGTAGCATGATATCAGCATCGTCAATGTAATAGTAAAGCTTGTCCTCACAGGGAATCTTCAAGCCATGAAGTGTTTCTCCTCGTGGTAGGGCCAATCTTGGTAACATATAGTTTGGTCTCACCCTGCTCAttttgagatggattgaGTTGGAATTGAGAATCCCAAGTTAGCTTCACGTTATACTTTTTGATACAGTTGTTGAAGCCATTGAATGGGGGAAACGGGAACAGGGGCGGATGGAAGGTGCGCTCATAGGAAAAATGGATAATCTCTCTCCTATTCTCTAGTGTTACGACGTGTTCACAGTACACATATCAAAAGGCTCACGCTGGATCATAGGTTGGAGTACCAACTATCCGAGATTCTGTAGCAACGGAAGCCTCCAAAGCTGCAAGGTGTTTGATTCGGGATACCCCAGTAATCTCAACAAGCCTGGACGTTTGCGTGCACTCAGTCTAAAACCAGACATCAGCATTCTCCTCATACGAAAGTCACAAAACCGACATCGAAATACTCATTAACCACTGAATCAAACTGGACTCTATGCTCGCGGTTAGTACTCGTCAATCCGTGGCTAAACAGCAACGACATACTTATCCAGAGATATAAACCTAGTCACTAGTTCTGAAGCTAACTTCTGAGCAGAATCCTTTTCCATGTTGAATTACTTTtatattgaaaagatgaaaactATTAAATAAATTGTTTTTCTATTCAGTTTATAATGCCGTTATTCCATGGAGCTGCCTCCATTTTTTCTGAAGATCTTGTGACATCACGACTCCACATCACCCTTTGTTTGGTTCGTCTCCACAAATCCAAAAGTTATAATCCTCCAATAATAataatcatcttcatttccATTGAAATGGTAAAGGCTACAACCATATTaactcttttccttgtcacCATCCTACAAATATCTGCATTAACACCACATTTACCGCATTCAAATCTTCCTGGCAAGTTGGTCAGGTTTGCAGACCTTGATCAATGTCCTCGATTGACCGAAAGAAACAATCCAAAGTCTGTCACAGACGTGTATGTATCTGTTTAAAAGATGCACTCTTTGCGACCTGGTAATGCCTGACGTTTTGTGCAGTCGACCGGATGACTTTACAGTGGTAATGGCCATTGGTGATAGTATCACGGCAGGACTTTTGGCAGGTCAATCAAGatcatcttccaattcACGTCAGCGTCCCTTTTACTCCAAGCTGTTTGATATTCAAGAATATCGTGGTTTATCGTACCCGACGGGTGGTGATCCCGGTTCGATAACGATCGCTAGAATCCTTGAGCACTATATTGGCCACCCAGTGACAGGTGTATCGAAAGGTCAACATCCGCCTATCGTCTGTCTACAAGGGCTTGGAGCCAAGGGTTGTATGGATAGACCAGAGGAGGATGGATTGAACGCAGGGATATCAGGCAGTATCGCCGCCGGATTGGTTCGACAAGTTGAAGGTCAGTTTAACGCTGTTGGTCATTTATCTTGAATCCAACATTGACATTCACAACGGCAGATTATCTGTTACCCAGACTTAAGAAGATTGGGATTAGTGACGAGGAATGGAAGCTCGTCAATCTGGGTATTGGAGCCAATGACATTGTGTGTATCTATCACCATGCAAAACCCCAACTCTAACATGAGTGTAGTGTGCTTTCTGCATGTCCTGTAAGCTCAAAACAGTAGAAGTAACTATCTGAGGCATATCTCAATGTAGCCAATGTGACAGGATACAGTTTCCATGGCTCTTCAAAGCAATTTGCCAGAGATATACGAAAAGCCGTTAACCTTTTGCGAGCCCATGTCCGTAAGTCAAACTCCTTATACGAATGTTTAGTcacttttgacattgtccTAGCAAATATCATAGTCAACATTAGTAAGTCAATCCAATTCACAAATTTCTACATTTACCAATAGATATAGTTGGCCTCTTTCGTGTTTCTTCGATATACGAGCTCACACGAAAAGACCCATACTGCCAACCTCCTCACATCCCCCCGACCATTCCACATCTCCCCCTGGAATGCAATTGTGCCCTCCTTCCTGGACTCGTAGGAGATTGGACCAGGAAAAGGATGGATGAGCTGGCAGAGGCTTACGATGAAGCCGTCTTGGAAGTTGTACGTGAgtgggaaagagaagaagatccCACGTTTGGAGCCATCTGGTACGTTTCCCGACGATTCAAAAGCAACCTATATTGACAAAGAATATAGGCAGCCTGGAACTGTCGTTGACCTGGCAAATTACCCAATAACGGCTCTATCACCTATAGATTGCTTTCATCCTTCGCAAGCCGCTCATCAACGACTGGCGGCTGGATTTTGGAATCGACTGgttcttgatcttgtaGGAATCCAACAATAAAAGTGAACGGGGCTGACAATAGGTAGGAAACAAAGTATATTCCTATCAAGTGGGAAGATAATGTTTGGGTAAGATGTCTAGAGGAGAATGATCGTATTCCTATTGGGATGGTCTCCAAGTTCATTCCAGTCTGAAGCTGCGTCTGTAAGCACAAAGATTATTGTACACACAACATACTACATATCATTATGACAAAGACAGCATCATTGCACTATTGTTATACGTCTACGAGAGCATAGCATTATACGAAAGAGTTGTAACGTTTGTTGTATATTACCTACGCACAAATGTCATTTGGATGAATCAGAATGGTTGGACTAGATGTTACAATGAGATTTTGAAACTTGATTTACTTGACTTGTTTGCTATCAAACACAACTGCACTTCCCTTACTCTCACGCCACACATCTCCAGCTGGGCCTGTGAAAACCCACTTTTTTTCAAGTCCTATCAACCTCTTCTGTTCCTCGGAAAGAGCGTCAACAGACCAGATGTTGCACCAGTCTCTTACGGGTGGTATTGCATCCAGGTCTCTCATGATGCTCAATGTCTGTAAGTTTGGAGACACAGCAATATAGCGAGGCTCAGTGTAGCTTTGTCGAGTTCTGGGGTGGAAGTGGTGAGAAAAGGATTCCACATGGCTACGTAACAAACGAGGGGAACAGAGAGGGAGGGTAGGCAAGCAATGGGATACTTGTTTTTTTtcattggaaagagattggTTGACACTACGTTCTTCAGAGTGTGGCTGACGGTGACCCTCGCTGTCTTCGTCTGTATCAAACGGAAAGGTCTGTGAAAGGGGTGTCAAGGCTAGAGGCTCGCCTGGTTTAATTTCTTCCCCGTCTTCTCCAATGATTTGATTCGGCAGAGATATGACAGACACCCTACGTTCGTCCAAAATCCTGGCTTCATCCTGCTGACTCTTGTCGATTTGGCTCTGTTGTCTATTACTagcaaaagacaatggGCGCTTGGTGGCACAAAGTTCTTTGACCATAAATGTCTCATCCTTCAACAGCGAGAAAGAGCTGGAATGAGAAAGAGGCCGAGAAGATTCAACATGACTTGTCAAGCCGTCATGATTCAATGCGCTGACGCTCGACATACGCATCGTTTCATACACACTGGTTACCTTGTTGACTTTTGCAGCCGCAGAGCGAGAAGGCCTATCATAATACTGGCGATGGTGCGATGAATGTTGGTTCCTGTCATGGCGAAAAGGACCAACAAGACTGTTTTCCTTCCCAAAGTCACATGTATCCGTACTCGTATAGGTTGGATAGGGGAAACTGTAATGATGTTCTTCCATAAAACGACGTTTTGGGGAGAGAGGTAACCTGTACGATTCAAGTGAATCATAAACTTCTATCGAGTCCGTCGTTCCAGACGCATATCCGTGAGGATCGTCTTGTAGATCGTCTTGATCAACGCCACAAGGCATGGGCGGTCCCAAGAACCTCCTCTTTGGTGGCGACGGCATCTCATAAAAGTCCAACCCATCCCTTCTGCTCAAATTCTCATCGTATATGCAGCTTCTGTTGTACAGATATTGAGCAGAACCACGTCTTTCATCCATGTACTCGCGATTCAGGTCGTAGTCGGCCAATTTGCGTTTGTGAGCAAAAGCATCACGGGAATAACCAACAGCATTCCAGCTACTAGGCAGTGCAAGGTTGGAAGATGCCATATCTCGCGATACACAAGTGGGAATGTGAGCCGGAGTTAGAGACAACTCTTCTCGAACGAGCTACCAACACGTAAGCCACTGACGCTACACCGTCTCTACTCACCAAAATGTCGTCGCACTTTCCAGCCTTCTCTCCATTACTGTTGATTTCTAAAAACCTACCCCTAAAATCCCATTTATCACCAAAAAAGCATGAATTTTCATTCTATCGGCAAATCAGAAAACTCAAATCATCAGACATTCACACCCACACAGAAAATTAGCGCGTCCTCTGCTTGACGAGGGCATGGAAACATAACCAGTGCAACATTACAACTCTCAAGGTGCTTGTGAGGGCGAAAAAAAGGAATCTCAATCTGGCAATACCGGTCAATAAGACACTCCATCCAGCGATGATTAGCTCACTCGACTCCCCAGCCCAAACCGCCTAAACGTCTCCACAATATCTTCACGGCCCAGCCTCTTATCCAGTCCAGTGAGGAATAACGCGTCAGGCTGAATATACACGTCCCTTCCCAGCTCAGCGTTCCATCTCACAGCCAGTCGCGACTGGGTAGGAGTCTGGAGCTCTGGGTACCAACCAGGCCCTCCGTGGTCGCCATAAAAGGCTGGCGTACGAATAAAAACGTCATCGACATAACGCTGGACGCGTGGTAGGTCAAACATACTAGAGTGGCAAAACGACGAGAAAGCGAAAAAAAGGcattatatatatattttttATGCTGGTgcagaaaaagaaatctaATCACCGTCGCGTCTCTAAAGGCTTGTGCGCAAACCAAAATCGAGCAAATCATATGGCTCAACTATCCTTGGTGCGCTGCCCAGTGGTAGCTTGAAATGCCACGTGGGATGCATGCTCAGACGCGCAATGCTGGCATCATCCTCACCACCTTGCCTTCGTTTTTCGCGTGttttctcaatcttggGGGACTTTTGTCAGCTTGCCATGCTAGTACACCACCACCAACGTACTTTTTTAATACCGACGAGTCTTTCCAACGCTGAGGAGGttctctcttctcgacGGCCCAGTAAAAGATATCCCAATCCGGTTCGTCCAGGAGCTACAGTCCGTCACGTCAGTCTAAGCGGATCACCAGGAACTCGTCCAAGTAGCGCGTCCATGTCGCGTCAGATCGACTTGCCTTGTCAAACGCCTTCAACTCGTCAAGATTCATCTCTGGTAACGCGTCTCGCGCAAAAGTCGAGAGGAGCAGGTCGGTCTCGAGCgttcctctctttctcgttTGATAAACCAACCGGGCTCGCAGTGTCTTTTCGTCTTCGCCTGAACGGTCGAGCGGCTGTGGAATCGGCCACTCTGCAGCGTCTTCTGAAAGCCGGTTTTGTGCTTGCATAAGCTTAGGATCTGAGAACGGAAGCGGGAACGGATCGACAGCTCCAAGACAGGAAGGACCAGAATGTAAAAGTCGGAAAGTGGCCGGACGGAGGGCAGCTGTTGTGAGGCGAGCCAACGACATGTTgtgttttctctttttctttttttttgtgagTGTgtagatgttgaaaagagaaatgatgCAGATACGACGGTTTTTATAGATGGGATATTTGTATGTGATTTTATATAGATTTTCGGGTGGCGCTCACGGGTGATTTCGGGAATCAAGAGGCGGTAGGTGCCGCCGTTCCTAGTGACTAACCTAGCGAGTGATGACTCGTTCTCTGGATACATGAGTTATTGATATGATTTTCTGATTATGTCTTTGCTCTATATACATTATCCATTCGTTGGTCTATTTAGAGCTGGTTAGATATAGAGCAGAGGACAGTGGCGGCGCTTGGGAGCATTTTTCTAATGATGAAAGCAGTCgattgaagagagatgacGGGATAATTGTTATTGATGGCTGATCCAGGTTGTCTATTAGAACGTGAGTGCT is a window encoding:
- a CDS encoding succinate dehydrogenase assembly factor 2, mitochondrial; this translates as MSLARLTTAALRPATFRLLHSGPSCLGAVDPFPLPFSDPKLMQAQNRLSEDAAEWPIPQPLDRSGEDEKTLRARLVYQTRKRGTLETDLLLSTFARDALPEMNLDELKAFDKLLDEPDWDIFYWAVEKREPPQRWKDSSVLKKLRKHAKNEGKVVRMMPALRV